The following proteins are co-located in the Chryseobacterium daecheongense genome:
- a CDS encoding alpha/beta hydrolase, with protein MKFIFFTLLLFINTISAQSKSEDFFQTSDHVQIHYKVSGKGEACIYIPGGPGQGYPSFELMGGNQLEKNLTMVYMDQRGSGTSGKSDDYHLNKMVQDIEELRQHLKLNKVFLMAHSFGGIIAVSYAKKYPQNVKGIILANVTLHFLNNESVKEQIEYANELLHLKNQKIAKDSLSSELSKLSKALRSKRMGFRFLTDDIETIKEMDKVDSLHPRIIDFGMAVITKPKEFPEYYADYAPITKDIKVPTLIITGKKDKAVGTKHYQSFKFPDKEIVSIDGGHLLYYEKNPEFIKAVWNFVGRKK; from the coding sequence ATGAAATTTATTTTCTTTACTCTGCTATTATTCATTAATACTATATCAGCTCAATCCAAATCTGAGGATTTTTTTCAGACAAGTGATCATGTACAGATCCATTACAAAGTTTCAGGAAAAGGAGAAGCCTGTATTTATATTCCAGGTGGTCCCGGGCAAGGATATCCTTCCTTTGAATTGATGGGCGGAAATCAGCTTGAGAAAAATCTTACTATGGTCTATATGGATCAGAGAGGATCTGGAACATCCGGGAAGTCGGATGATTATCATTTGAATAAAATGGTACAGGATATTGAAGAATTAAGACAGCATCTAAAATTAAACAAGGTCTTCTTAATGGCTCATTCTTTTGGAGGAATTATTGCCGTAAGCTATGCTAAAAAATATCCTCAAAACGTAAAAGGCATTATTTTAGCCAATGTGACTTTACATTTCTTAAATAATGAATCTGTTAAAGAACAGATTGAATATGCCAATGAGCTTCTTCATTTGAAAAACCAAAAGATTGCAAAAGACAGTCTTTCTTCTGAACTTTCCAAATTAAGCAAGGCTTTAAGATCCAAAAGAATGGGATTCAGATTCCTTACGGATGATATTGAAACGATCAAAGAAATGGATAAGGTTGATTCATTACATCCAAGAATCATTGACTTTGGGATGGCAGTGATTACAAAGCCTAAAGAATTTCCCGAATACTATGCAGATTATGCCCCGATTACAAAAGACATCAAAGTTCCAACATTGATCATTACTGGGAAAAAGGATAAGGCTGTAGGTACAAAACACTATCAATCCTTTAAGTTCCCTGATAAAGAAATTGTTTCCATTGATGGCGGACACCTGCTGTATTATGAAAAAAATCCTGAATTCATTAAGGCCGTCTGGAATTTTGTAGGAAGGAAAAAATAA
- a CDS encoding VOC family protein — MKALKKIDENTNVITWFEIPVINTERAKTFYETILDIKMITRSIPETQEELTFFPYNPDVVQATSGRITGVLSKSENNQPSDKGTLVYINAYPEIQVVLDKVESAGGRIVSPAMKMNAGYIAVIRDTEGNRIGLHAEK; from the coding sequence ATGAAAGCATTAAAAAAAATTGACGAAAACACCAATGTTATTACATGGTTTGAAATTCCGGTCATCAATACGGAAAGGGCGAAAACATTTTATGAAACAATTTTAGATATTAAAATGATCACACGCTCTATTCCGGAAACTCAGGAAGAACTTACCTTCTTCCCTTATAACCCTGATGTTGTGCAGGCTACCTCGGGTAGAATTACAGGAGTTTTATCAAAATCAGAAAACAATCAGCCTTCGGACAAAGGAACATTAGTCTACATCAATGCTTATCCGGAAATCCAGGTGGTCTTGGACAAAGTAGAATCGGCTGGTGGCAGGATCGTAAGTCCGGCGATGAAAATGAATGCAGGCTATATTGCTGTAATTAGAGATACGGAAGGCAACCGAATTGGCCTTCACGCTGAAAAATAA
- a CDS encoding malate dehydrogenase, translating to MKVTVVGAGAVGASCAEYIAMKNFCSEVVLVDIKEGFAEGKAMDLMQTASLNGFDTKITGTTGDYSKTAGSHVAVITSGIPRKPGMTREELIGINAGIVKDVTANLVKHSPDVIIIVVSNPMDTMAYLVHKTSGLPKHKIIGMGGALDSARFKYRLAEALESPISDVDGMVIAAHSDTGMLPLFSKATRNGVPVTEFLDADQQKYVIEETKVGGATLTKLLGTSAWYAPGAAVSVMVQAIACDQKKMIPCSLMLEGEYNQTDICLGVPAIIGKNGVEKIVNVTLTVEEQLKFAEAAKAVREVNGDLKF from the coding sequence ATGAAAGTAACTGTAGTAGGTGCAGGCGCTGTAGGAGCAAGCTGTGCAGAATACATCGCTATGAAAAACTTCTGTTCAGAGGTAGTTTTAGTAGACATTAAAGAAGGTTTTGCTGAAGGTAAAGCAATGGATTTGATGCAGACAGCGTCGCTTAACGGTTTTGATACCAAAATTACGGGAACAACAGGAGACTACAGCAAAACTGCAGGATCTCATGTAGCAGTAATCACTTCAGGGATTCCAAGAAAACCTGGAATGACAAGAGAAGAATTGATCGGAATTAATGCAGGAATCGTAAAAGACGTTACTGCTAACCTGGTAAAGCATTCTCCTGATGTAATTATCATTGTAGTTTCTAACCCTATGGATACAATGGCATATTTAGTACACAAAACTTCCGGTCTTCCAAAACATAAGATCATCGGAATGGGGGGTGCACTGGATTCTGCCAGATTTAAATACAGATTGGCTGAAGCATTGGAAAGCCCTATTTCTGATGTAGACGGAATGGTAATCGCTGCTCACAGTGATACAGGAATGCTTCCATTATTTAGCAAAGCGACAAGAAACGGAGTTCCTGTAACTGAATTCCTTGATGCTGATCAACAAAAATATGTAATTGAAGAAACGAAAGTTGGTGGAGCTACATTAACTAAATTATTAGGAACTTCAGCTTGGTATGCTCCAGGTGCGGCTGTTTCTGTAATGGTTCAGGCAATTGCATGTGACCAGAAAAAAATGATCCCTTGTTCTTTGATGCTTGAAGGGGAATACAACCAAACTGATATCTGCTTAGGTGTTCCTGCTATTATCGGTAAAAATGGTGTTGAAAAGATCGTAAACGTAACACTTACTGTAGAAGAGCAATTGAAGTTTGCTGAGGCTGCTAAAGCGGTAAGAGAAGTGAACGGAGATCTGAAGTTTTAA
- a CDS encoding biliverdin-producing heme oxygenase, translating to MVSEYLKQNTAEYHDAAEKLFNSEKIFNKTFTLEDYKKIIHTNYLMLLHSEDKIFNSLHDKFGDKLQLEQRVKLPLIEKDLESLALENQKTSQRLEVNNEHEALGMMYVIEGSTLGGNVIAKQLSKTEGFDEVTFNFFGCYQENTGPMWKNFKEVLDTEVSEENYNEVLSGAKKLYTFLLNVN from the coding sequence ATGGTATCTGAATATCTTAAACAAAATACAGCTGAATATCACGATGCTGCTGAGAAACTTTTTAACTCTGAAAAGATTTTTAATAAGACCTTTACTTTAGAAGATTATAAAAAAATCATTCATACGAATTACCTGATGCTTTTGCATTCTGAAGATAAAATTTTCAACAGCCTTCATGACAAGTTTGGGGATAAACTTCAATTGGAACAGAGAGTAAAACTTCCCCTTATCGAAAAAGATCTGGAAAGTCTTGCTTTGGAAAACCAAAAGACATCCCAAAGGCTTGAGGTAAATAATGAGCATGAGGCATTGGGAATGATGTATGTAATTGAAGGTTCTACATTAGGAGGAAATGTTATTGCGAAACAACTTTCTAAAACGGAGGGTTTTGATGAGGTAACTTTCAATTTCTTCGGTTGTTATCAGGAGAACACGGGACCCATGTGGAAAAACTTTAAAGAGGTTCTGGATACTGAAGTTTCTGAAGAGAACTACAACGAGGTATTATCGGGAGCCAAAAAATTATACACTTTTTTACTGAACGTAAATTAA
- a CDS encoding ATP-binding protein: MNFVECHEEPIHIPGYVQSFGYLIGIDAESHFITFFSENIRDIFAIEDVNILFDKKISDFPESFQSIIESEIYNSLNTFTRRENETYFDKIFIHGTEYHFSVFRNSGRIFLEFEKVIENPNKRISNKYDNFYIIDNAQEIWDQLLNTLSKIVNYDRMMVYKFMTDGSGKVIAEKRSNGTHSYLGLHYPETDIPRQARELYLKKRKRIFSNVYSETVPILSKIQQNIDLTFAASRGMSPIHGQYIKNSGASSSFSVSIIIDDKLWGLVTCQNTEPKHIDLEDRVQAGIFTALASNAYSSFKTKRELKYRLDLNEKSAFLKTEFLKQNSLFDSLVQNRKEIMNIAEADGLAIISDDNIVKTGITPAHAVIQKIVNWAYENTDESIYINRSFLKEYGNDLELDKDSAGIIIYFIDRVKNEMLIWFRREFDEHIDWAGNPEKKVDVFVQNGEEKQIVSPRKSFEVFKENIKGNSKRWSSRNISGVQVVRDVILETSHKQYNTIKQLNDQLKKVNEELDSFSYTISHDLGTPLTVMKLNAQMLLSNFDKSEKEKNKLKSIIEEIDNMAEMMHDVLQLSRAKHSEIELESLQPHQTIEKISENARITFDSPKTEIIIKEAPEVLADKTMLHQVFLNIINNAVKYSSHQEQPTVKIEGQEVGETVVYKISDNGIGIPEEEKHKMFKIFNRMDNAKKFKGNGIGLSIVHRIMKRIGGNVDYKSDKEGTSFILTFKKP; this comes from the coding sequence ATGAATTTTGTAGAATGTCACGAAGAACCCATCCATATTCCGGGGTATGTACAAAGTTTTGGATACCTGATTGGCATTGATGCAGAATCTCACTTCATTACTTTTTTCAGTGAAAATATAAGGGATATATTTGCTATCGAAGATGTAAACATCCTTTTCGATAAAAAGATCAGTGATTTTCCGGAAAGCTTCCAAAGTATTATAGAATCAGAGATTTATAATTCACTGAATACGTTTACAAGACGAGAAAATGAGACTTATTTCGATAAAATATTCATCCACGGAACGGAATATCATTTTTCTGTTTTCCGAAATAGCGGCCGCATCTTTTTAGAGTTTGAGAAGGTTATTGAAAATCCCAATAAGCGGATATCCAATAAGTACGATAACTTTTATATTATAGACAATGCTCAGGAAATCTGGGATCAGCTCTTAAACACACTTTCTAAAATTGTGAATTATGACAGAATGATGGTGTATAAGTTTATGACCGATGGTTCGGGAAAGGTGATTGCTGAAAAAAGAAGTAACGGTACACATAGTTATCTCGGATTGCATTATCCTGAAACGGATATCCCAAGACAGGCCAGGGAACTGTATCTTAAAAAAAGAAAGAGGATTTTCAGTAATGTATATTCTGAAACTGTTCCTATTTTAAGCAAAATACAACAAAATATAGATCTTACATTCGCTGCGTCACGTGGAATGTCGCCTATTCATGGGCAGTATATCAAAAACTCCGGAGCTTCTTCAAGTTTTAGTGTTTCCATCATTATCGATGATAAGCTATGGGGATTGGTAACCTGTCAGAATACCGAACCTAAACATATAGATCTGGAAGACCGCGTTCAGGCAGGGATTTTTACAGCATTGGCATCTAATGCCTATTCGTCTTTTAAAACCAAAAGAGAACTGAAGTATCGCCTGGATCTGAATGAAAAATCTGCATTTCTGAAAACAGAGTTTCTGAAACAAAATTCTTTATTCGACTCTCTGGTTCAGAACAGGAAAGAAATTATGAATATTGCGGAAGCAGATGGTCTGGCAATTATTTCGGATGACAATATTGTAAAAACAGGAATTACTCCAGCCCACGCAGTTATTCAGAAAATAGTAAACTGGGCTTACGAAAACACAGATGAAAGTATTTACATTAACCGCAGTTTCCTGAAAGAGTACGGTAATGATCTGGAACTCGACAAAGATAGTGCAGGGATTATCATATACTTCATAGACCGGGTTAAGAATGAAATGTTGATCTGGTTCCGCCGGGAATTTGACGAACATATAGATTGGGCCGGAAATCCTGAAAAGAAGGTTGATGTTTTCGTTCAAAACGGGGAGGAAAAGCAGATCGTTTCTCCAAGAAAATCTTTTGAAGTATTTAAGGAAAACATTAAAGGTAATTCCAAACGATGGAGTTCCAGAAACATAAGCGGAGTACAGGTGGTCCGTGATGTAATTTTAGAAACATCCCACAAGCAATATAACACCATAAAACAGCTGAATGACCAGCTTAAAAAGGTAAATGAAGAGCTGGACAGTTTTTCTTATACCATCTCTCATGACCTGGGAACACCACTTACCGTAATGAAGCTTAATGCCCAGATGCTTCTTTCTAATTTTGACAAGTCCGAAAAGGAAAAAAACAAGCTAAAGTCTATTATCGAAGAAATTGATAATATGGCAGAGATGATGCATGATGTCCTTCAACTGAGTCGTGCAAAGCACAGTGAAATTGAACTGGAAAGCCTGCAGCCTCATCAGACAATCGAAAAAATTTCTGAAAATGCCAGAATCACTTTTGATAGCCCGAAAACAGAGATTATCATCAAGGAAGCTCCCGAGGTCCTGGCAGATAAAACCATGTTGCACCAGGTATTTTTAAATATCATTAATAATGCCGTAAAATATTCCTCTCATCAGGAGCAACCGACAGTAAAAATCGAAGGGCAGGAAGTGGGAGAAACGGTTGTTTATAAAATTTCAGACAATGGAATCGGAATTCCTGAAGAGGAAAAGCATAAAATGTTTAAGATTTTCAACAGGATGGATAATGCCAAGAAGTTTAAAGGGAATGGCATCGGGCTGTCTATTGTTCATAGGATTATGAAGAGAATAGGAGGGAATGTGGATTATAAAAGTGATAAAGAGGGTACTTCTTTCATTTTAACGTTTAAAAAGCCCTAA
- a CDS encoding linear amide C-N hydrolase, producing the protein MKKLFIIPLISFFLPGLINYSEACTRVVYKGPDNTVITARSMDWRDEIAVNLWVLPRGIQRDGEVGAKSVKWTSKYGSLISTAWDIATADGMNEKGLVANVLWLGESQYPKFNPKGREKGISISMWAQYFLDNFENVKEAVDYMKKEPFVVVSDYIPGTERFTTLHLSLSDASGDNAVLEYIDGKLVIHHDPSYTVMTNSPVFDQQLALNNYWKGIPGTIMLPGTNRAADRFVRASYYIDAIPKTSDTRSAVASVFSVIRNCSVPYGISSETEPNISSTRWRSVSDHKNLVYYFETVFTPNTFWVDLKEFDFSPKGKILKLNLDNFKTYNGKTNKDFVESKPFKFLGL; encoded by the coding sequence ATGAAAAAATTATTTATAATCCCTCTTATTTCCTTTTTTCTACCTGGACTCATTAATTATTCCGAAGCTTGTACAAGAGTCGTTTATAAAGGTCCTGATAACACAGTTATCACTGCCCGGTCTATGGACTGGCGTGATGAAATTGCAGTAAATTTATGGGTGCTCCCGCGAGGAATACAACGTGACGGCGAAGTTGGTGCAAAATCCGTTAAATGGACCTCTAAATATGGCAGCCTTATCAGCACAGCATGGGATATTGCAACCGCTGACGGAATGAACGAAAAAGGACTTGTTGCCAATGTACTATGGCTGGGTGAAAGCCAATATCCGAAATTTAATCCCAAGGGACGCGAGAAAGGCATTTCCATTTCGATGTGGGCTCAATATTTCCTCGATAATTTTGAAAATGTAAAAGAGGCTGTCGATTATATGAAAAAAGAACCGTTCGTTGTTGTAAGTGATTATATCCCGGGAACTGAACGATTTACTACTCTTCATTTATCTTTATCAGATGCTTCCGGGGATAATGCTGTTTTAGAATACATCGACGGAAAACTGGTTATCCATCACGATCCGTCTTACACTGTAATGACAAACTCCCCTGTTTTTGATCAGCAACTCGCTTTAAATAATTACTGGAAAGGAATCCCGGGCACTATTATGCTTCCCGGAACCAATCGTGCAGCAGACCGTTTTGTAAGAGCTTCTTATTATATCGATGCGATTCCTAAAACTTCTGATACCCGCTCTGCGGTAGCAAGTGTTTTCAGTGTGATCAGAAATTGTTCGGTACCATACGGTATAAGTTCAGAAACAGAACCTAATATCTCTTCAACAAGATGGCGTTCTGTCTCCGACCATAAAAATCTGGTTTACTACTTCGAAACCGTATTCACTCCCAATACCTTTTGGGTAGATCTTAAAGAATTTGATTTCAGCCCCAAAGGAAAAATATTAAAATTAAACCTTGATAATTTTAAAACCTACAACGGAAAAACCAATAAAGACTTTGTAGAAAGCAAGCCTTTTAAATTCCTGGGACTGTAG
- a CDS encoding porin translates to MQLLCLIVFSISVSGQVKDSAQTQPEEDNVKYPQLQIKGLFQARYLVGMTKDVDVNGLHHEDGSGTDNNFMLKYMRVQVRAQISKRTEVVVLANLADFKNDPKSRVLENAYLKYTFNPKLAITVGQFRPWFGIEETYPIDIIKSLDWSNQYTEFGKLGWTSFQIGMSATGQLELGEIPFQYAVSVVNGNGKNQVNDNDNGKQYSTRLVFGLLKKYNFNVGLNGGIGEVFGKKVYALGVDLSSLVTFDPKWSLDMQLEAKQATNHVLYNSITPEQRPDNPDNYLIRGIYFLPNLRYEINHRNLSAFELSCRYEYLDTNFRMNSNPRQTITPMFGLEFLKNYGARIQLGVQFDRYKKQIENTSQYNNNLFIVQVQSRF, encoded by the coding sequence ATGCAATTACTTTGCCTGATTGTCTTCTCGATATCAGTAAGCGGGCAGGTGAAAGACTCTGCACAGACCCAACCGGAAGAAGATAATGTAAAATATCCTCAGCTACAGATTAAAGGACTTTTTCAGGCGAGATATCTTGTTGGTATGACCAAAGATGTCGATGTAAACGGACTTCATCATGAAGACGGATCCGGAACTGATAATAATTTCATGCTCAAATACATGAGGGTACAGGTAAGAGCACAGATCAGCAAACGCACTGAAGTGGTCGTATTGGCTAATCTGGCAGATTTCAAAAATGATCCTAAAAGCAGGGTTCTTGAAAATGCTTATTTGAAATACACTTTCAATCCTAAACTTGCCATCACTGTCGGGCAATTCCGTCCGTGGTTCGGGATTGAAGAAACCTACCCTATAGACATCATCAAGTCTTTGGACTGGTCCAATCAGTATACCGAATTCGGAAAATTGGGATGGACAAGTTTCCAGATAGGGATGTCTGCTACCGGGCAGCTTGAGCTGGGAGAAATACCTTTCCAATATGCGGTTTCTGTAGTTAATGGTAATGGAAAGAATCAGGTTAATGATAACGACAACGGAAAACAATATTCAACCCGCCTGGTATTCGGGCTTTTAAAAAAATACAATTTTAACGTTGGTTTAAATGGAGGCATAGGTGAAGTCTTTGGTAAAAAGGTTTACGCCCTTGGAGTTGACCTCAGCTCATTGGTTACTTTTGATCCTAAATGGAGCCTCGATATGCAGTTGGAGGCGAAACAGGCAACAAATCATGTTTTGTATAATTCAATAACACCCGAACAAAGGCCCGACAATCCGGACAATTATCTGATTCGTGGCATTTATTTTTTACCAAACTTAAGATATGAAATCAACCATAGAAACCTCAGCGCCTTCGAATTATCCTGCCGGTATGAATACCTGGACACCAATTTCAGGATGAACTCCAATCCCCGGCAAACGATCACTCCGATGTTTGGTTTAGAGTTTCTTAAAAACTATGGCGCAAGAATTCAATTGGGTGTACAGTTCGACAGATATAAAAAACAGATTGAAAATACCTCACAATACAATAATAATCTATTCATCGTTCAGGTGCAAAGTAGATTTTAA
- a CDS encoding anion permease, with translation MKEINIKNVAITFAVALIIWFIPEPDGVTADAWHLFAIFAATILGIILKAAPMGTMCMMAIGFTALTQVIAPGDAGKSITKALSGFGDKVIWLIGISFFIARGFIKTGLGNRIAFLFIRIFGKSSLGLAYGLGLADVCLAPAIPSNTARGGGIIYPIMKSMAISFDSVPEKPETHRKLGAFLTLNSYYMNLIASSMFLTGTASNPMCQKFAANLGINITWMSWAAAGFLPGLVAFFVVPLVLYKLYPPELKKTGDAPKMAAQKLKDMGPISRNEWLMLLAFFILLALWIFGGALSIDATTTAFIGLTLLLLTSVLTWEDVKSEKGAWDTIVWFAVLVMMASSLNELGFIGWFSDLIKVKIGGLSWQVAFPVIIVVYFFSHYIFASATAHVAAMYAALLGVGVAVGIPPMLLAMMLGFLGSIYGVLTHYGHGPAPVFFGSGYVELKAWWLRGLEIGIVLLIIYMVVGGLWMKVLGYY, from the coding sequence ATGAAAGAAATAAATATCAAGAATGTCGCAATAACTTTTGCTGTTGCCCTTATCATCTGGTTTATTCCTGAGCCCGATGGTGTTACCGCAGATGCGTGGCACCTTTTTGCCATTTTCGCGGCAACAATTTTAGGAATCATTCTAAAAGCGGCTCCTATGGGAACCATGTGTATGATGGCTATCGGATTCACTGCACTAACCCAGGTAATTGCACCGGGTGATGCGGGAAAATCAATCACTAAAGCACTCTCCGGCTTTGGAGATAAAGTGATATGGCTGATTGGGATCTCATTTTTTATTGCACGGGGATTTATAAAAACCGGCCTGGGAAATCGTATTGCTTTTTTATTCATAAGGATTTTCGGTAAAAGTTCCCTTGGGCTGGCTTATGGTCTGGGATTAGCGGATGTCTGCCTGGCTCCCGCTATCCCTAGTAATACCGCACGGGGAGGAGGTATCATCTACCCTATTATGAAATCCATGGCTATCAGTTTTGATTCTGTTCCGGAAAAACCGGAAACCCACAGAAAGCTAGGGGCATTCTTAACGCTGAACAGCTATTATATGAACCTGATCGCTTCCTCTATGTTCTTAACAGGAACCGCCAGTAATCCGATGTGTCAGAAATTTGCAGCCAATCTGGGCATCAACATCACTTGGATGTCATGGGCTGCTGCTGGTTTCCTGCCTGGTTTGGTTGCCTTTTTTGTAGTTCCGTTAGTACTCTATAAATTGTATCCACCGGAATTGAAAAAAACAGGTGACGCTCCTAAAATGGCTGCTCAAAAGCTTAAAGACATGGGGCCTATTTCAAGGAACGAATGGCTGATGCTATTGGCATTCTTCATTTTACTGGCACTCTGGATATTTGGCGGAGCACTTTCAATTGATGCTACTACAACCGCTTTTATAGGATTAACCTTACTGCTTCTGACTTCTGTCCTGACATGGGAAGATGTAAAGTCAGAGAAAGGAGCCTGGGATACCATCGTATGGTTTGCCGTACTGGTTATGATGGCAAGCTCACTGAATGAACTCGGCTTTATCGGATGGTTCAGTGACCTGATCAAAGTGAAAATCGGTGGACTGAGCTGGCAGGTGGCCTTTCCAGTAATTATTGTTGTATACTTTTTCAGCCATTATATTTTCGCCAGTGCTACTGCCCATGTCGCTGCCATGTACGCCGCATTGTTAGGTGTAGGTGTTGCCGTGGGGATACCACCAATGTTACTGGCCATGATGCTCGGTTTTCTGGGTTCTATTTATGGGGTACTTACGCATTATGGCCACGGTCCTGCTCCGGTATTTTTCGGAAGCGGCTATGTAGAACTGAAAGCCTGGTGGCTTCGCGGTTTGGAAATAGGAATTGTACTTCTTATTATCTACATGGTAGTAGGTGGCCTATGGATGAAAGTATTGGGATATTATTAA
- a CDS encoding succinate dehydrogenase cytochrome b subunit has product MLSTLSRKMLMCLTGLFLSFFLLIHFLGNLQLFLPQEQAHLQFNAYSHFLSGNIVIKIVSYVLYASIILHAVDGLIITLKNKKSGGRYSADRRGRASKWYSRNMGILGTLLLIFLVIHFQNFWYVYKFGSPPLDNNGNKDLYILVVTVFKEWWYVIIYVISMAALCYHLIHGIYSAVRTLGLYHPKFVKWFKTIGIAYSVIISIGFALMPVYVFFTAN; this is encoded by the coding sequence ATGCTGTCTACCTTGTCAAGAAAAATGCTGATGTGCCTCACAGGATTGTTTCTGAGTTTTTTCTTGCTGATCCATTTCCTGGGAAATCTTCAGCTGTTCCTGCCGCAGGAGCAGGCACATTTGCAATTCAATGCCTACTCTCACTTCCTTTCGGGTAATATTGTAATCAAAATCGTTTCTTATGTCCTGTATGCAAGTATTATTCTTCACGCAGTAGATGGTTTAATCATCACTTTAAAAAACAAAAAATCGGGCGGACGTTATTCTGCCGACAGACGCGGAAGAGCAAGCAAGTGGTATTCCCGGAATATGGGAATATTGGGAACTTTATTACTGATCTTTCTGGTGATCCATTTTCAGAACTTCTGGTATGTATATAAATTCGGTAGTCCGCCATTAGACAATAACGGGAATAAGGATCTTTATATACTGGTGGTGACGGTATTTAAAGAATGGTGGTATGTGATCATTTATGTAATTTCCATGGCTGCCCTATGCTATCATCTTATCCATGGGATCTATAGCGCAGTAAGAACATTGGGACTTTATCATCCGAAGTTTGTAAAATGGTTTAAGACCATAGGAATTGCTTATTCAGTCATAATCAGCATTGGATTTGCGCTCATGCCTGTTTATGTTTTCTTTACCGCTAATTAA